In Nitrospirota bacterium, a single genomic region encodes these proteins:
- a CDS encoding UvrD-helicase domain-containing protein — translation MQEFLNVTKSLIISSPAGSGKTEKLARRYIGLLKAGSDVERILAITFTEKASAEMKQRILDILQRDDQLFFESIKDKIPLMRISTIHSFCLRLLKRFSIELGLDPSLGVLDEFNAYTLWHQAGFECLETEKNKPSLFFDAMKEHGLRGNESLGRVLDELYRMRPRPELILKEGYNISTEDEKRILALYAKCLERYEMKKRERHALDFSDLEIFTYEALSGSAEWHNILYAFDEHTDHLLVDEFQDTSTLQWRIIDKLTEEWRSGMGAKKDMGKTPTIFLVGDEKQSIYHFRGANVSVFEAAKQKFSEWLGKDYSFEEIKDNYRSLPEIVNFVNSLFERLMTPQLEKWRTRYCPFNAIRNGKGAVELILFEDGINTKQNRMKEAGILAKAIKGLHGRYEVFSGNTKRPSKFQDMVILLRRRTHLSIFENALRKEGIPFIVQKGIGFFDEPETALLREFVLFIIDSSDDYSLFNLLRSPFFGIDLKSLFNVISSEEGILREKLHEHKDFKKVSELIESWIQRSAFLPISMLIEDMLIETSGWSYFQERQRYANIKKFISMVEAFEAGGLCPLEIREKLIRQRHVSEVPKANVNAEEMDAVKIMTVHAAKGLQFPMVFVPSLDEPNMPRTSMIAIDDEPEGITFSYEPETEKRKRKLLFEKQKQKELEEEKRLFYVSLTRAMDYLCMSGALKDNKGKEAPSRLAYIKSAFGQLEPPLNTFPFDILTESDVMKRYESVSGISMEEDTGFMSEASYTSAVPFEPAFQWRTVTEDIDIRAKHGDDWVVTGRILHTLFEEISKGIISPKDIKERAGLLLREEAMEKPAEERVMEIIITDIEKLNKKGLLEGIILPKKNSFSEQAFHIQIGKNVFKGRIDRLIFPSEKEALIYDYKTFPVRDKEMPELIEEYRFQMEVYKEAVERIFKVKVKAYLLFTHLPEIIQIC, via the coding sequence ATGCAGGAGTTTCTAAATGTTACAAAGAGTCTGATTATCTCATCTCCAGCAGGCTCAGGGAAGACCGAGAAGCTTGCAAGAAGATATATCGGTCTCCTAAAGGCAGGCTCTGATGTGGAGAGGATTCTTGCAATCACATTCACAGAGAAGGCATCTGCTGAAATGAAACAGAGAATCTTAGACATTCTCCAAAGGGATGACCAACTGTTTTTCGAAAGCATAAAGGACAAAATCCCCCTTATGCGTATCTCGACCATTCATTCTTTTTGCCTTAGACTACTTAAAAGGTTTTCCATCGAGCTTGGGCTTGACCCCTCGCTTGGAGTGTTAGATGAGTTTAATGCCTACACCCTCTGGCATCAAGCAGGGTTTGAGTGTCTTGAGACTGAAAAGAACAAGCCTTCTTTATTTTTCGATGCAATGAAAGAGCATGGCTTAAGAGGAAACGAAAGTCTTGGAAGGGTTCTCGATGAGCTCTATAGGATGAGACCCAGACCCGAGCTCATATTAAAGGAAGGATATAATATCTCCACAGAGGACGAAAAAAGGATCCTTGCCCTTTATGCGAAATGCCTCGAAAGGTATGAAATGAAAAAGCGTGAGAGGCATGCCCTTGATTTTAGCGACCTCGAAATTTTCACATACGAGGCTTTATCAGGAAGTGCAGAGTGGCATAACATACTTTATGCCTTCGATGAGCACACAGACCACCTTCTCGTCGATGAGTTTCAGGACACCTCTACGCTTCAGTGGAGGATTATAGATAAGCTTACCGAGGAGTGGCGCTCTGGCATGGGTGCAAAAAAAGATATGGGGAAGACACCAACAATCTTCCTTGTTGGAGACGAGAAACAATCGATATACCACTTCAGGGGTGCAAATGTAAGTGTGTTTGAAGCCGCAAAACAGAAGTTCTCCGAGTGGCTCGGAAAAGACTACTCCTTTGAAGAGATTAAGGACAATTACAGAAGCCTGCCTGAGATTGTGAATTTCGTAAACAGCCTTTTTGAAAGGCTCATGACTCCACAGCTTGAAAAGTGGCGCACAAGATACTGTCCATTTAACGCAATAAGAAACGGCAAAGGCGCGGTGGAGCTTATACTTTTCGAGGATGGTATTAACACAAAGCAAAACCGCATGAAAGAGGCAGGCATACTTGCAAAGGCAATAAAAGGACTTCATGGCAGATACGAGGTCTTTTCAGGAAATACAAAAAGACCTTCCAAATTTCAGGATATGGTAATTCTCCTTAGAAGAAGGACACATCTTTCTATTTTCGAGAATGCCCTGAGAAAAGAAGGTATTCCGTTTATCGTGCAGAAGGGCATAGGGTTTTTTGACGAGCCAGAGACTGCACTTCTAAGGGAGTTTGTGCTTTTTATAATCGACTCTTCTGACGATTACAGCCTGTTTAATCTTCTGAGGTCTCCTTTTTTTGGTATTGACCTCAAGAGCCTTTTTAATGTTATCTCCTCGGAAGAGGGCATCCTCAGGGAAAAACTCCATGAGCATAAGGACTTCAAGAAGGTCTCGGAACTTATAGAGTCATGGATTCAAAGGAGTGCCTTCTTACCGATTTCTATGCTCATAGAGGACATGCTGATTGAGACATCCGGATGGTCTTATTTTCAGGAGAGACAAAGATATGCAAATATCAAAAAGTTTATATCCATGGTCGAGGCATTCGAGGCAGGAGGGCTCTGTCCACTTGAGATAAGGGAAAAACTTATCAGGCAGAGACACGTTTCGGAGGTTCCAAAGGCTAATGTAAACGCAGAGGAGATGGATGCAGTCAAGATAATGACGGTTCATGCCGCAAAAGGACTTCAGTTTCCAATGGTCTTCGTTCCATCCCTCGATGAGCCAAATATGCCAAGGACATCGATGATTGCAATCGACGATGAGCCTGAAGGCATTACATTCAGCTATGAGCCCGAGACAGAAAAGCGGAAACGAAAATTGCTCTTTGAAAAGCAAAAGCAAAAAGAGCTCGAAGAGGAAAAAAGGCTTTTCTATGTTTCGCTGACAAGGGCAATGGACTACCTGTGTATGTCAGGCGCACTCAAAGACAATAAGGGGAAAGAGGCTCCAAGCAGACTTGCCTACATAAAAAGTGCTTTTGGACAATTGGAGCCCCCTCTAAACACATTTCCCTTCGATATCTTAACCGAATCAGATGTGATGAAAAGATACGAAAGCGTATCAGGTATATCCATGGAAGAAGATACGGGATTTATGTCCGAGGCGTCTTATACCTCGGCAGTTCCTTTTGAGCCTGCCTTTCAGTGGCGAACCGTCACAGAGGACATTGACATAAGGGCTAAACACGGAGATGACTGGGTCGTTACAGGAAGAATCCTTCATACGCTCTTTGAGGAGATTTCAAAAGGAATCATCTCTCCGAAGGATATAAAAGAAAGGGCAGGGCTACTCCTTAGGGAAGAGGCAATGGAAAAGCCTGCCGAAGAAAGGGTCATGGAGATTATAATAACCGACATAGAAAAACTTAATAAGAAAGGGCTTTTGGAAGGCATAATCCTGCCAAAGAAAAATTCGTTTTCAGAGCAGGCATTTCATATCCAGATAGGAAAGAATGTTTTTAAGGGAAGGATTGACAGGCTTATATTTCCTTCTGAGAAAGAGGCACTTATCTATGACTATAAGACATTTCCTGTAAGGGATAAAGAGATGCCTGAGCTTATCGAGGAATACAGGTTTCAGATGGAGGTCTATAAAGAGGCAGTGGAGAGGATTTTTAAGGTAAAGGTAAAGGCATATCTTCTTTTTACGCATCTGCCTGAGATTATTCAAATATGCTGA
- a CDS encoding proline--tRNA ligase produces MRFSRMFIPTLRETPSEAEAISHKLMLRAGYIRQLASGLYMFLPLGWRVLNRINAIIKEEMEAIGAQEISLPVLHPAEIWQATGRWFDIKDEMFRLKDRTDRDMCLGMTHEEVMTWLAGKELRSYRQLPQIWYQIQTKLRDEARPKSGVLRTREFIMKDSYSFDKDDVGLEKSYQVHEKAYRRIFDRCGLTFYQVESDPGMMGGGSAHEFMAPSKAGEDEIAICVSCGYSANIEIARSLPSKVKKEDWLYEEVHTPDRRTVDEVSEFLGIGRQYFIKSLLLMAVEGPILALIRGDEELNERKMQRLIGHFRTALKDEIKDTLGVEVGFIGPMGHKLRIIADDSLKEGVYISGANRLDFHAKGIVPGVHFSPEWHDIHVARPDEGCPKCGMPLRVDRCIEVGNIFKLGTKYSVSLKAFFLDEDGMERPLVMGSYGIGPARIAASAIEQNHDSDGIIWHPSISPFDVELIPLNMKDKDITKTAETLYNSLVKEGIEVLLDDRDERAGVKFKDADLIGIAKHIVIGERNLKQGLVEIKDRKTKDSIKVKPEDVVRTLKS; encoded by the coding sequence TTGAGATTCTCAAGGATGTTTATTCCGACATTAAGGGAAACTCCATCTGAGGCAGAGGCAATAAGCCACAAGCTGATGCTTAGGGCTGGGTATATAAGACAGCTTGCCTCTGGGCTTTATATGTTTCTTCCACTTGGCTGGAGGGTTCTAAATAGGATTAATGCCATTATCAAGGAGGAGATGGAGGCAATAGGTGCTCAGGAGATTTCCCTGCCTGTGCTACACCCAGCAGAGATTTGGCAGGCAACAGGCAGGTGGTTTGATATAAAAGACGAGATGTTCAGACTCAAAGACAGGACTGATAGGGATATGTGTCTTGGCATGACTCATGAGGAGGTTATGACATGGCTTGCAGGAAAAGAGCTACGCTCTTACAGGCAGTTGCCTCAGATATGGTATCAGATACAGACAAAGTTAAGAGACGAGGCAAGACCAAAAAGCGGTGTGCTGAGAACAAGGGAATTTATAATGAAGGACAGCTATAGTTTCGATAAAGACGATGTGGGTCTTGAAAAAAGCTATCAAGTTCACGAGAAGGCATACAGGAGGATTTTCGATAGATGCGGGCTAACATTCTATCAGGTTGAATCAGACCCCGGAATGATGGGCGGAGGCAGCGCTCACGAGTTTATGGCACCAAGCAAAGCAGGCGAAGACGAAATTGCAATCTGTGTCTCCTGTGGGTATTCTGCAAATATAGAGATTGCACGCTCCTTACCTTCTAAGGTAAAGAAAGAGGACTGGCTTTACGAGGAGGTTCACACACCGGATAGACGAACTGTCGATGAGGTCTCTGAGTTTTTAGGCATCGGTAGGCAATATTTTATTAAAAGCCTTCTTTTAATGGCAGTCGAGGGTCCTATCCTTGCACTTATAAGAGGAGACGAGGAGCTGAACGAGAGAAAAATGCAGAGGCTGATTGGCCATTTTAGAACAGCACTTAAGGATGAGATTAAAGACACCCTCGGTGTCGAGGTAGGCTTTATAGGACCTATGGGGCATAAGCTCAGAATTATTGCCGATGATTCTCTTAAGGAAGGGGTTTATATCTCAGGCGCAAATAGATTGGATTTTCATGCAAAGGGCATAGTGCCTGGTGTGCATTTCTCTCCTGAGTGGCATGATATTCATGTGGCAAGACCTGATGAAGGATGTCCTAAGTGTGGCATGCCATTAAGAGTAGATCGCTGTATAGAAGTTGGCAATATATTTAAGTTAGGCACAAAATACTCCGTCTCTCTCAAGGCATTCTTCTTAGATGAAGACGGAATGGAAAGACCTCTCGTAATGGGCAGTTATGGCATAGGACCGGCAAGGATTGCGGCATCTGCTATAGAGCAAAATCATGACAGTGATGGAATCATATGGCATCCTTCCATATCGCCCTTTGATGTAGAGCTTATACCCCTGAACATGAAAGACAAAGACATAACGAAAACAGCGGAGACACTTTATAACAGTCTCGTCAAAGAGGGCATAGAGGTACTTTTGGACGATAGGGATGAGAGGGCAGGAGTAAAGTTCAAGGATGCAGACCTCATAGGCATTGCAAAGCATATCGTTATTGGCGAGAGAAACCTTAAGCAAGGGCTTGTAGAGATAAAAGACAGAAAGACAAAGGACTCTATAAAGGTCAAGCCTGAGGATGTAGTAAGGACGCTTAAGTCTTGA